ATAATATTACCTCGTTCCCGGCTGAATACATGCGCGGAAAGTACATCCAGTTCAAGATACTGGTTCACCCCTATGAGGATAACCAGAGCCCGATATCGCTCGATTCCATCAGGCTGAGTTACTTGATGGACGCCTCGCCCCAGCCGCCTATGCTGATGTCAGTCGTACCCGGAAGCGGCACGATTAAGCTGACATGGATGCCGACTACCGAAGACGATGTGATCGGGTATGAAGTTTATTACGGGACGCATGAAGGGAACTATATCTGCGGCGATTCCCTATCGGGTAAATCGCCGATATTTATCCCGTTCAAGCAGAGCGGAAAGCTCAAGACTATCGAATATGTCCTGCAGGGGATGCGTAACGAGGTGCCGTACTTTATCGCGATCAAGGCGGTGGACGCCAACGGGAACCGCAGCGTGTTCTCCAAGGAAGCCTACGCCCGCCCGTCGACCGTCTATAACGGCGCGGGGTTTAGCATAGGCCAATAATAACGGTTTTGATGGATTGCATCGAGAGTTCTCAATGACAGAAGTAATTTTACATCGCTACGAAAATAGATTTATTTGCGAAACGTATCGAATGGACATCCCTAGAGCTTGATCTCCGTCCCGATACCGGCCTCGGTAAACAGTTCGAGCAGCAACGCGTGTTCGACACGTCCGTCGATATAATGAACCTTCTCCGCGCCGTTCTTCAGGCAGTACAACGCGGCGTCGATCTTGGGTATCATGCCCTTCCCGATCTTTCCCGCTTTCTTGAGCTCTATAATCTGAGCCTCGTCCACGCTCTCGAGGAAACTCTTCTCGTCGCCGTACTCGGAGTATAATCCCCTGACGTCGGTCATATAGATGACCCGCCGCGCCTTCATAGCCGCCGCGATATGCGACGCAGCGGTATCGGCGTTCACATTGTACGTTTTCCCGTCCGATACTCCGAACCCCACAGGCGAGATGACCGGGATAAACCCGTCGCGCGTGAGCGACAGCAGGAGTTCGGGATTGACCCTGGATATATCGCCGACCTGCCCGAGGTCGACCGACGGTTGTTCGCCCGCCTTCTTGACCGCCTCGATCAGCATCGCGTCCTTCCCGGAGATACCCACCGCTTTACCGCCGTTCTTATTGATGAGCGACACGATCTTCTTATTGATGAGGCCGCTCAGCACCATCTCGGTAATCTCCATCGTCTCGTCGTCCGTCACCCGGTGCCCGTCGATAAATACCGCTTCCTTGCCGAGCTTCTTCATCATATCGGTGATATGCGGCCCGCCGCCGTGCACGACCACGAGATTTATTCCTACTAATTTCATCAGTATAAAATCGAGGATGACCTTTTCCTTCAGCGTCTCGTCGTCCATCGCGCTCCCGCCGTATTTGACCACAATCGTACTGCCGTAGAACTGCCGGATATACGGCATGGCCTCGGTGAGGACGCGGGCTTTATCGATACCGTTCTGCATCGTCGTCTCCTATTTCACAAACTGTATCTTGAAATATTCCTTCTGGTACTCGACAGGATTGTCTTCATAGAGCGGGCTGGCGTACAGGAAGATCGCAAATAGAGTATCGCCCACGAATTTCCCGATCGGTATCACCTCGTCGGCGGAAGCGAAAATATTTTCCACCCAACGCTTGCAGATTATGCCATCCCCGGTCTCCTCCGTCTCGTTAAAACGGTTATCGTCGGCGGTTTCATAATAAAGGTACTGCGCGTTCTTCCCCGTCAGCATAATATCCTTGTTGGGGTTTTTATCATACTCCGCCACTCCCATAAACTGAGCGACCGGCTGGATGATATTCCAGATAGGTTTTTTTCTGAAAAACCCGTCGTATATAAACGGATCGAGATTGAAGTTCGCCAGCACCGCTTTTGTCCCGGTAAACGCGATGCATATTTTGAACGGCTTCTTCTGCAGCTTGATTAAATGGTTCTTCACCGGGACAATCTGGCCGAACTGCTCGAACCAGACTGTAAAATATTTTCCCTCCGGCTGTATCGCTGTTACAGGATCGTTCTGATCCTTCGCGAGGGAAACACCGTAAAATAAAAACAGGATGAACGGTACTATCATAATCTTTTTCATATTGCCTCCTCACGCTGAGCGTGCTCTATCCCGATATCAGCCAATAACCCTCCTCTATCCGGCAGCCCGTGTTCAGGCGTATTGACGAAGTAGCAGTTCTTTCCACTTTCTGTCACTGCGAGCCTGCTTGCTACCGAAGGTAACAGGGAGCTTTGCGTCGAAGCAGTCTATCTGAGAATAAACAGTATAGATAGATTGCATCGGCTATGGTTCGGCATCCCGTTGAACGCGGGACAAGCACTCACCATGACGTCTCGCAATGACAAAAAACACTTTATCAGATAAACCGTATTGGAGATGAGAGCTTACCCATCATCCCCACGCAAAACGTACTATATGATAAATCTCGCCTGACGTACCGCGTTGCACCCGATCGACACCGCGACCGGTAACGTCGCTATATGGCAGGGATTCGTCCTGACCTGCACGTCCATTACCGTCTCGGCAAAACGCATCCCCTGGAATCCCTTCCCCTTCCGGTTGACTTCCGCCTTAATCATTCCCGCGATCTCCCGTTCTTCGGGCGACATCCCCTCCTCGCCGATCGTCCGCAGCAGAACCCGTTTCGACCAATGCACCGCCTTCTCGAACGTCCCGCCGATACCGACGCCGACCAGATACGGGGGGCATCCCTTAGACCCGGCGGCCAGTACCTGCTCGATCGCCCATCCCGCGATATCGTCCTTTCCCAAAGTCGGGAGAAGCGCCGCCGTGCGGGTCAGGTTCTCCGAACCGCCGCCCTTGATCATGATATGCCCGTCCAATCCCTCCGCGCCGCCGGTCTCGGTATGCACGAACACGGGGGTGTTCGTCTCCGTGTTCCGCCGTGTGATCGGGTCGGCAATCGACGCGCGGAGAAACATCGACGAATAAACCTCGGCGGTCATCCTGTCGGCGGACTCCTGCAGATCGCAGTCGATCAGCGTATCCGCGCCGATGCGCAGGTAAAGCTGGACATATCCGGTATCCTGGCAAACGCCGCGTTTTTCCGCGCACGCTGTTATACTGTTATCGATAAAAATATTGACCGTTTCCTTTTGTATATCCTGAGCCGCTTCGTCGCGGAGACGCTTGAAGTAAGCGAGCACGTCCGGGCGAAGGTTGAAGCTCGCATGCACGAGCGCGTCCCGGAACGCGTTCTCGAATTCCCCGCGCGTTATCCGTTTCATGCCTTTTTCGGCTCCAAGGATGCCGACGTAGATACAGGCGCGGTTTCCGTTTTAGTCCCGGTTTTCGCCGCCGTCGACGTATCCGTCTTTGTCTCGGTCGTTACCGCAGGCGGGGTCTCAGCCTTCGACTCAGCCTTTGATTCAGCTTTCGCCTCGCTTTTCGCGCCGGAACTTTTATAATCGTTCACATAATACCCGCTTCCCTTGAATACGATCCCCGCGCCCGCGGATATTTTCCGCTTCATCGGACTGCCGCACTCCGGGCATTTCACCTCGGGGTCCTGCGACATTTTGTGAAATATTTCGGTTACCGTACCGCATGCCGTGCACTGGTAATCATAATTCGGCATCGGAACCTCCTTTACTAAAGTTTGAGACTTTTTATTCTTTCGACCGCTTCGACCACATCTTCCTTTTTCCCGAACGAGGTCAGGCGGAAATACCCCTCGCCGCATTTCCCGAAGCCGGAGCCGGGAGTCCCGACCACCTGTATCTCGAATAATAATCTATCGAAGAATTCCCACGAGGTCAAATTCCCGGGCGTCTTGAGCCAGATATACGGTGAGTTCGTCCCGCCGGAAAAGGAGATTCCGAGCGCCTTGAGGCCGTCCCCGATAATCCGGGCGTTCTCGAGATAGTAATCGATAATCGTATCGCATTCCGCGCGCCCCTTCGCCGTAAAGACCTCATACGCGCCCTTCTGGATAGCATACGCCACCCCGTTAAACTTCGTGTTCTGACGACGATTCCAGAGAGCGTTGAGCGATACCGGTTTCCCGTCCGCGTCGTATGCCGCCGCTTCTTTAGGGATAATCGTGTATCCGCAGCGCGTCCCGGTGAACCCGGCGGTCTTGGAGAGGCTGCGGAATTCCGCCGCGACCTGTTTCGCGCCGTCTATCTCGAATATGCTATGGGGGATTTCCGGGTCGCGGATAAACGCCTCGTAGGCCGCGTCGTAAAGGATGACCGCCTTATTTTTTACCGCGTACTCGACCCATCTTTTGAGCTGCTCCTTCGTCGCGACCTGCCCGGTCGGGTTATTCGGAAAGCAGAGATAGATCAGGTCGACCGGTTCCTTGGGGATATCCGGGGTAAAACCGTTCTCCGCGCGCGTATCCATATAGATGAATTTCTCATAGCGTCCGTCGACAAACTTCCCGCTCCGTCCCGCCATCACATTGGAATCCACATAGACCGGGTAGACCGGGTCGGGAATAGCTATTTTTATATCGCCGGCGAAGAGCTCCTGAAAGTTCGCGGTATCCTCTTTAGCGCCGGAAGTGATAAATATTTCGTCGAGCGCGATATCCACCCCGCGCGAAACAAAGTCCATCTGGCGGATCGCCTCACGGAGGAACTCGTAACCCTCGTCGGAACGGTATCCCTGGAAGGTCTCGACACGTCCCATATCCGCGACACCTTTCGCCAGACCGTCCACCACCGACTTGGCGAGCGGCTGAGTGACATCGCCGATACCGAGGCGAATCACCTTCTGGTCGGGATGTCGCAACTGATAATCTTTAGTCCGTTTCGCGATCTCCGAAAAGAGATAGCTCCCCTGTAAACGCTGAAAATTCTCATTTATCCGAATCATCCGGGTCCTCCGTAAAAATGTTTCACGTGAAACATGGGTATTTTTATGGTCACTTCTAATAACCGCCTTTTCAAGGCGCAAGGAAGCGACCATTGGGCGTGTTATAAAGAATTATAAATATTATTGCTATAAATGTAAATAGTTTTTGCGTCAGTCCCCGTCAGGGGGGAACCGCCCTTATCTTACTTTCCGCGAACAATCGCGCGGAACAATGTTTCCAGTTCGTCAGTATTATGATAGTAGATCATTATTTTCCCTTTCTTTTTACTGCCGACCAGTTCGACCTTCGCGCCGAGCGCGCTGATAAAACGCTCCTGAAGCTCGTCGATACCCGTGTCGCGTGCCTTCGATGTTTCACGTGAAACATCAGGCTTCTTCTTGGGCTGGCCTCCGCGCGCGATCTCCTCCGCCTCGCGTACCGAAAGCCCCCGCTCGATAATCGTTTTCGCGAGATTCAGCTGGCCGTCGATATCCTCAACCGACAGGATGGCGCGGGCATGCCCCTCGGTCAATTCCCCGTTCATCACACGGTCGCGGATATATTCGGGGAGTTTCAGGAGGCGCAGGGTGTTCGTGACCGTACTGCGGTTCTTCCCGATCTTCTGGGAAAGCTGCTCCTGCGTCAGCCCTATCCGTTCCATAATCTCTTTATACGCCATCGCGACTTCCATCGCGTTCAAATCCTCGCGCTGGATATTCTCGATCAGCGCGATCTCGATCCGTTCCTCCTCGGAATAGTCGCGGATGATCGCGGGAATTTCAAGAAGCCCGGCGAGTTTCGACGCGCGCCATCTGCGCTCTCCCGCGACCAGTTCGTAACGCCCGTCGCCGAGTTCGGACACTATCACGGGTTGTATGACGCCCTTCTCGCGGATCGAATCGGCCAATTCCTTGAGCGCGCCCTCGGAAATCGTTTTACGGGGCTGGTAACGGTTCGGGATAATCCGGTCGATATCGATGACCCCGATATCCTTCGCATCCGGCTGGCTGTCGGACATTTCGTCGACAAGCGCCATCATTCCCTTGCCGAGCCGTTTCTTTTTATCTATCATTTCAGCCTCCGATCCGTTTTACAAATTCCGCGCCGAACTGCATATACATTTCCGCGCCCACACTTTTCGCCGCGTGCTCGTAGACCGCGACCCCGTAGCTCGGAGCCTCGCTCAGGCTGACATTGCGGGGGATAATCGTATCGTACACTTTTTCCTTGAAGTAACCCTTGACTTCCTCGACCACTTCCTTCGAAAGGTTGGTGCGGGAGTCATACATGGTGATCAGGACTCCTTCGATAGCGAGTTCCTTATTGGTCGCGCTCTTGACCATCTTGATCGCCTTGAGGAGCTGGGCGAGTCCTTCCATCGCGTAGAATTCGCTCTGTAACGGGATCAGCACCGAGTCGGCCGCAACCAGCCCGTTGAGGGTAAAAAGCCCCAGCGACGGCGGGGTATCGACCAATATGTAATCGTACTCTCCCCTCACATCCGCGAGCGCGTCGCGCAGGATATACTCCTTCCGTTCGGCGTTCATCAGCTCTATCTGCGCGCCTGTCAGATCGAGAGTCACAGGGACAACAGAGAGCCCCTTATACTTCGACCCGACCGTGACGTCCTTCATTTTTTTATGCCCGATCAGTACCTCATAGATACCGTTCCCCTGCCGTTCGCGTATATCGATACCCAGACCGCTGCACGAATTTCCCTGCGGATCGATATCCACCAGAAGCACTTTTTTCTCCACCTTCGCGAGATAGACCGCGAGGTTGATAGTGGTCGTGGTTTTTCCGACCCCGCCCTTCTGGTTCGCGACAACTATTACCTTACCCATCGATGCCTCCATTTGAAAATTAAGGAATCTATTATATATCAGAATCGTCGATGGGGCAAGTTAAACCTCGAAATGCGGCGGTTGATTCAAATGTTCGAAAGATAATGCTGCGGGTAATTTCTTATCGGGGTAAAAACCTTCATATTCATATAGTATCCCTAATCGGCATTTTCCGCCTTCGGTACCTTATTTTGCCGGTCACGGATTCTCCCGACTATGCTGCCGATACCGAACGGGAGATACAGCGCTATGAAAATAAGGATACCCATGATCTCGAGGCCGATAACATATCGCGGGGCAGGCCCGAAAATATCGACCATCACGTCGATCACCGAACCGTCCACAGGCGGGTAGCTCAGGAAAAAGTAATTGCCGACCTCGTAGGGCGGGACAAACTGCGCGAGGTAGTTCACCCCGAACATCAGCAGGATAAGCGCGTTGGTAAATAGCAGTACCTTACCGAGCGATTTAAGGGTGGGTTTGTAACCCCTGATGAACGTCATATAAATCGCCGACGCCACAATCGCGCCGTGTGAGATGAAAAACGAGAAGTACCTGAAATGCGGGAAATTGAACAATCCGATATCCGGGGTCAGGAGCGCCTGTGTCGCGCCGCCGAGCCCCCAGAAATAAATGATCTCGTAGAGGGTCTTTTTCGCCTTTTCGTTCGTCACGAAAAACATGAACGGGATCAGGACGACCGACATCCCGCAAAGGTGAAACGGGAGATGGTTGCCGATACGGTATGCGTCGGTCGCGAGATAGTAGATGTTCAGCATCAGCTCGTTACTCCAGAGGAACGCCGCAAGTATCCATTCGGTACGTTTTTCCGCGACAGGGCTTTTCAGCCGTTTCAGGATCAGCGCCATCCCTATTATGGAAAGTACTACAGCGAGCAGTCCCATCCAGTGCTGGATCGAATAGAATACGAAACCCTTCCCGGCGGCGGACGGATTCACGCCGATCGTCCGTACCCCGGTAACCGCAGGGTTGCCCGCAAAGTCGATAGCCTCCGTCCAAACGGTATACGACCCCTCGGGGAGCTCGATTTTCGCGGAGTAGGTTCCCAGCGTATAGAGAACTTCGCCCTTGTAAATCACCCTGTCGATTATGCCGTCGAACTGCCGGGTGAAACTCCCGTCGGCGGACTTCGCGAATACGGTCACTTTCGCCGCGCCCGTGTTATCCCAGACCTTCCCTTTCAGTGTGAATTGCGTGGGTATTTCCTGACCGGGAAGCGGGGAAAATATGGTAACCCCCGGCGGGTTAATATCGGAATTCAGACTCTCCCCGAACACGGGGGGAAAGACCGCGAAAACTATAACCCATAATATCGGTATGATTTTAAGCATATATTTCTCCATAGTTCATTTTAGACGGGATAAGAAACCGCGTCAAGCAAGAAATTATTAACCAGAATAAAATGACGAACCCGGAGTAGAAATATATTACTTGACACCGTTCATTATTACACTACACTAATACCTCACCTATTTGAGGAAATGCATGGATAATATTTTTATACTATCGATAATAGTGATCGTTATAGCGTTCATAGCGGGAATCGCGGTGACGATACTCAAGTTAAAATGCCCCGCCTGCGGGAAGATGTTCGCGGGCAGGGTAGCCGGTATGAATTCCGCAGAAACCCCCCGTAACCTGTACACCGTTTCGAACCATTACCGCGTCCAGCGTTATGTCGCCCTCCGCAGGTGC
This window of the Brevinematales bacterium genome carries:
- a CDS encoding fibronectin type III domain-containing protein; amino-acid sequence: MRGKYIQFKILVHPYEDNQSPISLDSIRLSYLMDASPQPPMLMSVVPGSGTIKLTWMPTTEDDVIGYEVYYGTHEGNYICGDSLSGKSPIFIPFKQSGKLKTIEYVLQGMRNEVPYFIAIKAVDANGNRSVFSKEAYARPSTVYNGAGFSIGQ
- the argB gene encoding acetylglutamate kinase, with the translated sequence MQNGIDKARVLTEAMPYIRQFYGSTIVVKYGGSAMDDETLKEKVILDFILMKLVGINLVVVHGGGPHITDMMKKLGKEAVFIDGHRVTDDETMEITEMVLSGLINKKIVSLINKNGGKAVGISGKDAMLIEAVKKAGEQPSVDLGQVGDISRVNPELLLSLTRDGFIPVISPVGFGVSDGKTYNVNADTAASHIAAAMKARRVIYMTDVRGLYSEYGDEKSFLESVDEAQIIELKKAGKIGKGMIPKIDAALYCLKNGAEKVHYIDGRVEHALLLELFTEAGIGTEIKL
- a CDS encoding fumarate hydratase, producing MKRITRGEFENAFRDALVHASFNLRPDVLAYFKRLRDEAAQDIQKETVNIFIDNSITACAEKRGVCQDTGYVQLYLRIGADTLIDCDLQESADRMTAEVYSSMFLRASIADPITRRNTETNTPVFVHTETGGAEGLDGHIMIKGGGSENLTRTAALLPTLGKDDIAGWAIEQVLAAGSKGCPPYLVGVGIGGTFEKAVHWSKRVLLRTIGEEGMSPEEREIAGMIKAEVNRKGKGFQGMRFAETVMDVQVRTNPCHIATLPVAVSIGCNAVRQARFII
- a CDS encoding LL-diaminopimelate aminotransferase, which produces MIRINENFQRLQGSYLFSEIAKRTKDYQLRHPDQKVIRLGIGDVTQPLAKSVVDGLAKGVADMGRVETFQGYRSDEGYEFLREAIRQMDFVSRGVDIALDEIFITSGAKEDTANFQELFAGDIKIAIPDPVYPVYVDSNVMAGRSGKFVDGRYEKFIYMDTRAENGFTPDIPKEPVDLIYLCFPNNPTGQVATKEQLKRWVEYAVKNKAVILYDAAYEAFIRDPEIPHSIFEIDGAKQVAAEFRSLSKTAGFTGTRCGYTIIPKEAAAYDADGKPVSLNALWNRRQNTKFNGVAYAIQKGAYEVFTAKGRAECDTIIDYYLENARIIGDGLKALGISFSGGTNSPYIWLKTPGNLTSWEFFDRLLFEIQVVGTPGSGFGKCGEGYFRLTSFGKKEDVVEAVERIKSLKL
- a CDS encoding ParB/RepB/Spo0J family partition protein gives rise to the protein MIDKKKRLGKGMMALVDEMSDSQPDAKDIGVIDIDRIIPNRYQPRKTISEGALKELADSIREKGVIQPVIVSELGDGRYELVAGERRWRASKLAGLLEIPAIIRDYSEEERIEIALIENIQREDLNAMEVAMAYKEIMERIGLTQEQLSQKIGKNRSTVTNTLRLLKLPEYIRDRVMNGELTEGHARAILSVEDIDGQLNLAKTIIERGLSVREAEEIARGGQPKKKPDVSRETSKARDTGIDELQERFISALGAKVELVGSKKKGKIMIYYHNTDELETLFRAIVRGK
- a CDS encoding ParA family protein encodes the protein MGKVIVVANQKGGVGKTTTTINLAVYLAKVEKKVLLVDIDPQGNSCSGLGIDIRERQGNGIYEVLIGHKKMKDVTVGSKYKGLSVVPVTLDLTGAQIELMNAERKEYILRDALADVRGEYDYILVDTPPSLGLFTLNGLVAADSVLIPLQSEFYAMEGLAQLLKAIKMVKSATNKELAIEGVLITMYDSRTNLSKEVVEEVKGYFKEKVYDTIIPRNVSLSEAPSYGVAVYEHAAKSVGAEMYMQFGAEFVKRIGG
- a CDS encoding TIGR02206 family membrane protein, whose product is MLKIIPILWVIVFAVFPPVFGESLNSDINPPGVTIFSPLPGQEIPTQFTLKGKVWDNTGAAKVTVFAKSADGSFTRQFDGIIDRVIYKGEVLYTLGTYSAKIELPEGSYTVWTEAIDFAGNPAVTGVRTIGVNPSAAGKGFVFYSIQHWMGLLAVVLSIIGMALILKRLKSPVAEKRTEWILAAFLWSNELMLNIYYLATDAYRIGNHLPFHLCGMSVVLIPFMFFVTNEKAKKTLYEIIYFWGLGGATQALLTPDIGLFNFPHFRYFSFFISHGAIVASAIYMTFIRGYKPTLKSLGKVLLFTNALILLMFGVNYLAQFVPPYEVGNYFFLSYPPVDGSVIDVMVDIFGPAPRYVIGLEIMGILIFIALYLPFGIGSIVGRIRDRQNKVPKAENAD